One segment of Pseudophryne corroboree isolate aPseCor3 chromosome 10, aPseCor3.hap2, whole genome shotgun sequence DNA contains the following:
- the EMP3 gene encoding epithelial membrane protein 3, translated as MSLLLFGVTALHIIILIILFVATLDNSWWVLPEDGTLNLWHDCIYNNSSESWVCSTVSASEWFHAVQALMVLSVLFSSLSFMLFMCQLYTMERGGLFYATGIFQILASLAVFSGAVIYAIHVKEFNKTKGEGGSFGHCFILAWIAFPLSMLSGIMYIHLRKRD; from the exons ATGAGTCTTCTTCTCTTTGGTGTAACTGCCCTCCATATCATCATCTTGATCATTCTCTTTGTTGCCACCCTTGACAAC tcATGGTGGGTGCTTCCAGAAGATGGTACATTGAACTTGTggcatgactgcatttataacaacAGCTCGGAGAGCTGGGTGTGCTCCACAGTGTCTGCTAGCG AATGGTTCCATGCTGTGCAGGCTCTCATGGTGctctcagtcctcttctccagcttGTCCTTCATGCTGTTCATGTGCCAGCTCTACACCATGGAACGAGGAGGACTTTTTTATGCAACTGGCATCTTTCAGATTCTTGCAA GTCTTGCAGTCTTCTCTGGGGCAGTGATCTATGCAATACACGTGAAGGAATTTAACAAAACCAAGGGAGAAGGAGGCTCTTTTGGCCACTGTTTTATACTGGCTTGGATAGCTTTTCCTCTCAGCATGCTGAGCGGAATCATGTACATTCACCTAAGAAAACGGGACTAA